One Phycisphaerae bacterium RAS2 DNA window includes the following coding sequences:
- the etfB gene encoding Electron transfer flavoprotein subunit beta, with protein sequence MKVLVLAKYVPESTTNIKVKADGSGIETAGVKFVMNPFCEFAVEAALQFKEKNPGAGVEITVLTLGPTAAVDVIRTAYAMGADHGVHLCDDAFNTLDELASARAIAAAIKDGGYELIFAGKHAIDYDSGQLGPALAEMLNWPHVGAVTAIEWGDGFKSATVRRRIEGAEEVVQVQLPALLTIEKGLCEPRYPSLPGLMKAKKRPVDTKNAAALGLAAADLSADAVGTRMGEFAPPPPRPPGRKLSGEPADMAKELVRILREEEKLI encoded by the coding sequence ATGAAAGTGCTTGTCCTCGCGAAATACGTCCCCGAGTCCACGACCAACATCAAGGTCAAGGCCGACGGCAGCGGCATCGAGACCGCCGGTGTGAAGTTCGTGATGAACCCGTTCTGCGAGTTCGCCGTCGAGGCCGCGCTGCAATTCAAGGAGAAGAACCCCGGCGCGGGCGTCGAAATCACCGTGCTGACTCTCGGCCCCACGGCTGCGGTCGACGTCATTCGTACGGCCTACGCCATGGGCGCGGACCACGGCGTCCATCTCTGCGACGATGCGTTCAACACCCTCGATGAACTGGCTTCGGCGCGGGCCATTGCCGCGGCGATCAAGGACGGCGGCTACGAACTGATCTTCGCCGGCAAGCACGCGATTGATTACGACAGCGGTCAACTTGGCCCCGCCCTCGCGGAAATGCTCAATTGGCCGCACGTCGGCGCGGTCACGGCCATTGAATGGGGCGACGGCTTCAAGAGCGCGACCGTCCGCCGGCGCATCGAGGGCGCCGAGGAAGTCGTGCAAGTGCAGTTGCCCGCGCTGTTGACGATCGAAAAAGGCCTGTGCGAGCCGCGCTATCCGTCGCTGCCCGGGCTTATGAAAGCCAAGAAGCGACCGGTCGATACCAAGAACGCCGCTGCACTCGGATTGGCGGCTGCGGACCTCTCGGCCGATGCCGTCGGCACGCGAATGGGCGAGTTCGCCCCTCCGCCTCCCCGACCGCCGGGCCGCAAGCTCTCCGGCGAGCCGGCCGACATGGCCAAGGAACTCGTGCGCATCCTGCGCGAGGAAGAGAAACTGATCTAG
- a CDS encoding putative GTPase: MKETPTRILLAKVGLDGHDRGVKVLARGLRDAGMEVIYTGLWQTPAGAAKAAVEEDADVLGVSFHSAAHMTLVPIIMQEMQAHGRADMPVVIGGIIPHDDVPAMKAVGVSAILETESSMSAIVSTIQEQARAARAKRPRDGALDLLVTEAAKGSRAATGRLLTWVENDAGQEEPARRIPESKHPTIVVGMTGAPGVGKSTLIGRLLKELRSRDKRVAVLAVDPASPITGGALLGDRARMTQNAGDEGVFLRSSASRGELGGLAPTTGGMVRALRHAKYDVVIIETVGAGQNDVTVRKLARPVVLLLMPGAGDELQLDKAGITEVANVFVINKADLPGADRLDAQIRETLGSKRPVIKTVASHGEGIADLADVLLKTL; encoded by the coding sequence ATGAAGGAAACTCCCACGCGAATCCTGCTGGCCAAGGTCGGGCTGGACGGCCACGACCGCGGCGTGAAGGTGCTGGCCCGCGGCCTGCGCGACGCCGGCATGGAAGTCATTTACACCGGCCTCTGGCAGACCCCCGCCGGCGCGGCGAAAGCAGCCGTCGAGGAAGACGCCGACGTCCTGGGCGTCAGCTTCCATAGCGCCGCGCACATGACACTTGTCCCGATCATCATGCAGGAGATGCAGGCCCACGGCCGTGCCGACATGCCCGTCGTCATCGGCGGCATCATTCCGCACGACGACGTGCCGGCGATGAAGGCCGTCGGCGTCAGCGCCATCCTCGAGACCGAAAGCTCGATGTCGGCGATTGTCTCTACCATTCAGGAACAGGCTCGCGCCGCCCGCGCGAAGCGCCCCCGAGACGGCGCGCTTGATTTGCTGGTCACCGAGGCCGCTAAGGGCAGCCGGGCGGCGACGGGGCGGTTGCTTACCTGGGTCGAAAACGACGCCGGTCAAGAAGAACCGGCCAGGCGGATTCCCGAATCCAAACACCCCACGATCGTTGTCGGCATGACCGGCGCGCCCGGTGTGGGCAAGAGCACACTCATCGGTCGCCTGCTCAAGGAATTGCGCAGCCGGGACAAGCGCGTGGCCGTGCTGGCGGTTGATCCGGCCAGCCCGATCACCGGCGGCGCTTTGCTGGGCGATCGCGCTCGCATGACGCAAAACGCCGGCGACGAGGGCGTCTTCCTGCGATCGTCCGCCAGCCGCGGCGAACTGGGCGGTCTCGCGCCGACCACCGGCGGCATGGTCCGCGCGCTGCGGCATGCGAAATACGATGTCGTCATCATCGAGACCGTCGGCGCGGGCCAGAACGACGTGACCGTGCGCAAGCTTGCCCGCCCCGTTGTGCTGCTGCTCATGCCCGGCGCGGGCGATGAACTGCAACTCGACAAGGCCGGCATCACCGAAGTCGCGAACGTATTCGTCATCAACAAGGCCGATCTGCCCGGCGCCGACCGCCTCGATGCGCAGATTCGCGAAACGCTCGGCAGCAAACGGCCGGTCATCAAGACCGTCGCCTCGCACGGCGAAGGCATCGCCGACTTGGCGGATGTGCTGCTCAAGACACTGTAA
- a CDS encoding Nucleotidyltransferase domain protein: MVLDGQSPDQNRRIREIAAAHGASNVRVFGSRARGAAGPFSDLDILIDLEPGRSLLDVVAIKQDLEDALGCRVDVVTEAALSPYLRDSVLREAIAI, translated from the coding sequence ATGGTACTGGACGGTCAGTCCCCTGATCAGAATCGGCGCATTCGCGAGATTGCTGCCGCGCACGGCGCGAGCAACGTGCGTGTGTTCGGCTCGCGCGCGCGCGGGGCGGCCGGGCCGTTCAGCGATCTTGACATTCTGATTGACCTGGAGCCGGGTCGCAGCCTGCTGGACGTTGTTGCGATTAAACAGGATCTGGAAGACGCCCTCGGTTGCCGGGTGGATGTGGTGACCGAGGCGGCGTTGAGTCCCTATTTGCGCGACTCCGTCCTGCGAGAAGCGATTGCAATATGA
- the lepA gene encoding Elongation factor 4, protein MPNSRIRNFSIIAHIDHGKSTLADRLLLRCGAITDREFRAQFLDDMDLEREMGITIKANRARLRYDYAPAGVDSVRSGGGVGAPPPAGAYTLNLIDTPGHVDFHYEVSRALAACEGVLLLVDAVQGIQAQTLANAYKAIEANLVIIPVINKIDLPAARPEDIALELEHVLGTSANESIFASAKSGIGVDEILRAVVERIPAPVGDRKAPLKALIYDAKVDVHRGVVCHMRVVDGAITKGDKVRLMAAGRTYQVSDVGVFTPKITSAASLSSGEVGYLFANIKTIHDVNIGETVTSESRPCDAPLPGYKPPQQMVFCDFYPGPGTTSAQLREAMEKLWLNDSSFNFQPTNSAALGIGFRCGFLGLLHMKIIQERLERESDVDLVQTAPTVGFEVLHNDGRVELIESPADLPQVEKIEEIREPYIRAEIILPSKYIGNVMKLSEERRGIHKKTDYLSTERVVMTYEFPLAEVIYDYFDRLKSVTSGYATMDYELIDFRPDDLVKLNILVNGSPVDALSVIVHRSRAEMRGRRLISRLKKEISRHLFEIPIQAAIGNKIIARETIKPVRKDVTAKCYGGDISRKRKLLEKQKEGKKRMKQVGSVAIPQSAFMAVLDTSEE, encoded by the coding sequence ATGCCCAACTCCCGGATTCGCAATTTCTCCATCATCGCCCACATCGACCACGGCAAGAGCACGCTGGCCGACCGGTTGCTGCTGCGCTGCGGCGCGATCACTGACCGCGAGTTCCGCGCCCAGTTCCTCGACGACATGGATCTCGAGCGCGAAATGGGCATCACGATCAAGGCCAATCGCGCGAGGCTGCGATACGACTACGCACCGGCCGGCGTGGATTCTGTTCGCAGCGGCGGCGGAGTCGGCGCGCCACCCCCGGCCGGCGCCTACACCCTCAACCTGATCGATACGCCGGGCCATGTGGACTTCCACTACGAAGTGAGCCGCGCGCTGGCGGCCTGCGAAGGCGTGCTGCTCCTGGTGGATGCCGTGCAAGGGATTCAGGCCCAGACGCTGGCCAATGCCTACAAGGCGATCGAAGCGAATCTCGTCATCATCCCCGTAATCAACAAGATCGATCTGCCCGCCGCGCGGCCCGAGGACATCGCCCTGGAACTGGAGCATGTGCTGGGAACCTCGGCGAACGAGTCCATCTTCGCGTCGGCCAAGTCGGGCATCGGTGTTGATGAAATCCTCCGCGCCGTCGTGGAACGCATCCCCGCGCCGGTCGGCGACCGGAAGGCCCCCCTCAAAGCCCTGATCTACGACGCGAAGGTCGACGTGCATCGCGGCGTCGTGTGTCACATGCGCGTCGTGGACGGCGCCATCACGAAGGGCGACAAAGTGCGGTTAATGGCGGCCGGGCGGACGTACCAGGTGAGTGATGTCGGCGTCTTCACACCGAAGATCACAAGCGCGGCGTCGCTGTCGTCCGGCGAGGTGGGCTACCTCTTCGCGAACATCAAGACGATCCACGACGTGAACATCGGCGAGACGGTGACGAGCGAATCCCGCCCGTGCGACGCGCCGCTGCCGGGTTACAAGCCGCCGCAGCAGATGGTGTTCTGCGATTTCTACCCCGGCCCGGGCACAACCAGCGCGCAGCTGCGCGAAGCCATGGAAAAGCTGTGGCTGAACGATTCGAGTTTCAACTTCCAGCCGACCAACAGTGCCGCGCTCGGCATCGGGTTTCGATGTGGTTTCCTCGGCCTGTTGCACATGAAGATCATCCAGGAACGGCTGGAGCGCGAGAGCGACGTCGACCTTGTGCAGACCGCGCCGACGGTCGGGTTCGAGGTGCTGCACAACGATGGCCGCGTGGAGCTGATCGAGTCGCCCGCCGACCTGCCCCAGGTGGAGAAGATCGAGGAGATTCGCGAGCCGTACATCCGCGCGGAGATCATCCTGCCGTCGAAATACATCGGCAATGTGATGAAGTTGAGCGAGGAGCGGCGAGGCATTCACAAAAAGACAGATTATCTTTCCACCGAGCGCGTCGTGATGACTTACGAGTTCCCGCTGGCGGAAGTGATCTACGATTACTTCGACCGGCTCAAAAGCGTCACCAGCGGCTACGCGACGATGGATTACGAGCTGATCGATTTCCGGCCCGACGATCTCGTGAAGCTGAACATCCTCGTGAACGGCTCGCCCGTGGACGCGCTGTCGGTAATCGTGCACCGCTCGCGCGCCGAGATGCGCGGCCGACGGCTGATCTCACGGCTGAAGAAGGAAATCTCCCGCCACCTGTTTGAGATTCCCATCCAGGCTGCCATCGGCAACAAGATCATCGCCCGCGAGACGATCAAGCCCGTGCGAAAGGACGTCACCGCCAAATGCTACGGTGGCGACATCTCCCGCAAGCGCAAGCTGCTGGAGAAGCAGAAGGAAGGCAAGAAGCGCATGAAACAGGTCGGCAGCGTGGCCATCCCGCAATCGGCCTTCATGGCCGTGCTGGATACGAGCGAGGAATAG
- the pulG_4 gene encoding Type II secretion system protein G precursor — protein sequence MTRNRTPSRLTRGRGFTLIELLVVISIIAVLLSILLPALSLAKEQGKKTVCMSNLRQIGSAIGLYLSDGNDNLPFTYIHQTFNNTNYFYPGTDVYSSYSWGGQRAPRPDPGENNADFALVPPELRPLNKFLAKGVIGKADVKVTRCPGDVSSLSPTIGFGPTPIENEDVKSSWEAFGTSYSMNWFFIEDPIIPEMVTDQVVGGNSFDRHLMWWGRRVLQANVGGYASEFVIMWENQCDQLFVGADEKGHGRRGPGWHKKFSFHSMLFLDGHTEHRYFDTRYSVRPGWRVWNFRRNINLGV from the coding sequence ATGACACGGAATCGCACCCCGTCACGGCTAACCCGTGGCCGCGGATTCACGCTGATCGAGCTGTTGGTCGTCATCTCGATCATTGCCGTTCTGCTCTCGATCCTGCTGCCGGCGCTGTCGCTCGCGAAAGAGCAGGGCAAGAAGACGGTCTGCATGTCGAACCTTCGACAGATCGGGTCGGCCATCGGGTTGTATCTCTCCGACGGGAATGACAACCTGCCGTTCACCTACATCCACCAGACCTTCAATAATACGAATTACTTCTACCCCGGCACGGATGTCTACAGCAGTTACTCCTGGGGTGGGCAGCGCGCCCCGCGCCCCGACCCCGGCGAGAACAACGCCGACTTCGCCCTCGTGCCGCCGGAACTGCGACCGCTGAACAAGTTCCTCGCCAAAGGGGTCATCGGCAAGGCCGACGTGAAAGTCACGCGTTGCCCCGGCGACGTTTCGTCCCTTTCGCCGACCATTGGATTCGGGCCGACACCCATCGAAAACGAAGATGTTAAGAGTTCGTGGGAGGCCTTCGGCACGAGCTACAGCATGAACTGGTTCTTCATCGAAGACCCGATTATTCCGGAGATGGTCACCGACCAGGTCGTTGGCGGAAACTCGTTCGACCGGCACCTGATGTGGTGGGGTCGCCGCGTGTTGCAGGCCAACGTCGGCGGATACGCCTCCGAGTTCGTCATCATGTGGGAGAATCAATGCGACCAGTTGTTTGTTGGCGCCGACGAGAAGGGCCACGGCCGCCGCGGCCCCGGCTGGCACAAGAAGTTTTCCTTCCACTCGATGCTGTTTCTTGACGGCCACACCGAGCACCGGTACTTCGACACGCGGTACTCCGTGCGGCCAGGCTGGCGAGTCTGGAACTTCCGTCGGAACATCAATCTCGGCGTTTAA
- a CDS encoding dUTPase, whose amino-acid sequence MLEEMFAHQSELNRRIGFDPDELRRQFDPKKAGEWLNNYIMAAANELEELRNCTYWKHWCAEAKAGRRFELHDLQNARVEVIDLLFFWISMAQCVGMSAADVLDLYRQKLKVNHARQDNNYSMQNKTEDDNKHIGIDRP is encoded by the coding sequence ATGCTCGAAGAGATGTTCGCGCACCAGTCGGAACTGAACCGCCGCATCGGTTTTGATCCCGACGAACTGCGCCGGCAATTTGACCCGAAAAAGGCCGGCGAGTGGCTGAATAACTACATCATGGCGGCGGCCAACGAGCTGGAGGAGCTTCGCAACTGCACCTATTGGAAGCACTGGTGCGCCGAGGCCAAGGCCGGCCGGCGGTTTGAGTTGCACGACCTGCAAAACGCCCGCGTCGAGGTCATCGACCTGCTCTTTTTCTGGATTTCGATGGCCCAGTGCGTGGGCATGTCCGCCGCCGACGTGTTGGACCTCTATCGCCAGAAGCTCAAGGTCAACCACGCCCGGCAAGACAACAATTACTCGATGCAGAACAAGACCGAGGACGACAACAAGCATATTGGGATTGATCGCCCATGA
- the fdxA gene encoding Ferredoxin 7Fe gives MTYVIAEPCIGVKDGACVAVCPVDCIHPTKDELNSDREEMLYIDPAVCIDCGLCVDECPVKAIFPEDALPPEWAKYVQINAEYYQRVIPRPA, from the coding sequence ATGACCTACGTCATTGCGGAACCGTGTATCGGCGTGAAGGACGGCGCATGCGTCGCCGTCTGTCCCGTGGACTGCATCCACCCCACGAAAGACGAGTTGAACTCCGACCGCGAGGAAATGCTCTATATCGACCCTGCCGTCTGCATCGACTGCGGCCTCTGCGTCGATGAATGCCCCGTGAAGGCGATCTTCCCAGAAGACGCCCTGCCGCCCGAATGGGCCAAGTACGTTCAGATCAATGCCGAGTATTACCAGCGCGTCATTCCCCGGCCAGCGTGA
- the pgaC_5 gene encoding Poly-beta-1,6-N-acetyl-D-glucosamine synthase, with protein MSGEHWIIAIAAMLWLAAMVHALAALAEGRRFDRFVDASVRAGPSLLDGQGRFRHQPRVAIILPCCGIDEKLEHTVAALKAQCYGDFEVVFTFASAGDSAYPAIGAMTAGWDRPAARRVVAGEATARGQKVHNLLAAVAAASADREVYVFLDSDAVPGADWLGHLVAPLAEPSVGAATGYRWYTAGRGMASQLRSAWNAATVTLLADERSNFCWGGGTAILREVFDRCGVRDAWDAAVSDDYALSGAVRAAGLRIRFVPQALAPSSDATTLAGFWSFALRQIIITRVYSPRTWRAGLLLCLNLVVGGTAAAAVFFAALFGWLDANWVLWPAFAAWMALLAAIIGRAAYRQRAVRRVLHPPDATWRDAWADLSAVTFSGLMFLALMVASMRTRRIVWRGIEYDMVSPRCTRIVSRDGAAANQKSPASGLQ; from the coding sequence ATGAGCGGCGAGCATTGGATAATTGCGATCGCGGCGATGCTTTGGCTGGCGGCGATGGTTCACGCGCTGGCGGCCCTTGCCGAGGGGCGGCGGTTCGATCGATTTGTCGATGCGAGCGTGCGCGCGGGGCCGTCCCTGCTCGACGGGCAGGGCCGGTTTCGCCACCAGCCGCGCGTGGCCATCATCCTCCCCTGCTGCGGCATCGACGAGAAACTTGAGCACACGGTCGCCGCGCTCAAGGCCCAGTGCTACGGCGACTTCGAGGTTGTCTTCACGTTCGCTTCAGCCGGCGATTCCGCATACCCCGCGATCGGCGCGATGACGGCGGGATGGGATCGGCCCGCGGCGCGGCGCGTGGTGGCCGGCGAAGCGACGGCGCGTGGGCAAAAAGTGCACAACCTGCTGGCGGCCGTCGCGGCGGCCTCGGCGGACCGAGAAGTCTATGTTTTTCTGGATTCCGATGCCGTGCCCGGGGCCGACTGGCTCGGCCACCTCGTGGCGCCGCTGGCGGAGCCGTCGGTCGGGGCGGCGACAGGCTACCGGTGGTACACGGCGGGCCGCGGCATGGCGTCACAACTTCGCTCGGCGTGGAACGCGGCGACGGTCACGCTTCTGGCCGATGAGCGGTCCAATTTCTGCTGGGGCGGCGGCACGGCGATCCTCCGCGAGGTGTTCGATCGCTGCGGCGTGCGCGACGCGTGGGATGCCGCCGTGTCCGACGACTACGCGTTGAGCGGGGCCGTGCGCGCCGCCGGGCTGCGCATTCGGTTCGTGCCGCAGGCGCTGGCCCCCAGCAGCGACGCGACGACCCTCGCGGGCTTCTGGTCGTTCGCATTGCGGCAGATTATTATTACACGGGTCTATTCGCCGCGCACCTGGCGCGCGGGCCTGTTGCTGTGTCTCAATCTCGTGGTCGGCGGCACCGCGGCGGCGGCGGTTTTCTTCGCGGCGCTGTTCGGCTGGCTCGATGCGAATTGGGTCCTGTGGCCGGCCTTCGCGGCGTGGATGGCGCTGCTTGCGGCGATCATCGGGCGCGCGGCGTATCGGCAGCGAGCCGTGCGACGCGTGCTGCACCCGCCCGACGCGACCTGGCGCGACGCGTGGGCCGACTTGAGCGCGGTGACGTTTTCGGGCCTGATGTTTCTCGCGCTGATGGTCGCTTCGATGCGGACGCGGCGAATCGTCTGGCGCGGCATCGAATACGACATGGTCTCGCCCCGTTGCACGCGCATCGTGAGCCGGGACGGCGCTGCCGCGAATCAGAAATCGCCCGCGTCGGGCCTACAATGA
- the lysDH gene encoding Lysine 6-dehydrogenase has translation MKKAIVLGCGLVGRAIAEDLAADAALDVAVADVSEANLTRTRGDLRLHRMQVDLSTAEGVARAIAPFDIVLGAMPSALGLMVLRTVIEARKPYADISFMADDATQLSALARERGVTAVVDCGVAPGLANVFIGRAAAQLAHVTDAVYYVGGLPRARTWPYEYKAPFAPLDVLEEYTRPARFIENGQIVTRPALSEPELMDFDPVGTLEAFNTDGLRSLLTTIKADNMKEKTLRYPGHAAMMRVLRETGYFGKEEITLKGGAKVRPIDVTSRLLFPLWELKAGEPEFTLLHVRVAGCDGAGAAVRHVYHLFDQNDAATGHSSMARTTGYPCALVARMIFEGRIKEPGVHPPEVLGRDEGLVRDLLRRLETRGVRVESRVEAVA, from the coding sequence ATGAAAAAAGCCATCGTGCTGGGCTGCGGCCTGGTCGGCCGGGCCATCGCCGAGGACCTCGCCGCGGACGCCGCGCTGGATGTTGCCGTCGCCGACGTGTCGGAGGCCAACCTCACCCGCACACGCGGCGACCTGCGCCTCCATCGCATGCAGGTTGATTTATCAACCGCCGAGGGCGTCGCCCGAGCCATCGCGCCGTTTGACATTGTCCTCGGCGCGATGCCCAGCGCGCTGGGGCTGATGGTTTTGCGCACGGTGATCGAAGCGCGCAAGCCCTACGCGGACATTTCATTCATGGCCGACGATGCAACCCAGCTGAGCGCGCTCGCCCGCGAGCGCGGCGTTACGGCAGTCGTTGATTGCGGCGTCGCACCGGGGCTGGCGAATGTCTTCATCGGCCGGGCCGCGGCGCAGCTCGCCCACGTGACGGACGCGGTGTACTACGTCGGCGGCCTGCCGCGCGCGCGAACCTGGCCCTACGAATACAAGGCGCCATTCGCGCCGCTCGACGTGCTGGAGGAATACACGCGACCGGCGCGATTCATCGAGAACGGCCAGATCGTGACGCGACCGGCGCTCTCGGAGCCGGAGCTGATGGACTTCGATCCGGTCGGCACCCTGGAAGCCTTCAACACCGATGGCCTGCGCAGCCTGCTTACGACAATCAAGGCCGACAACATGAAGGAAAAGACGCTGCGGTACCCGGGCCACGCGGCGATGATGCGCGTGCTGCGCGAGACAGGCTACTTCGGAAAAGAGGAGATCACCCTCAAAGGCGGCGCGAAAGTGCGGCCCATTGATGTCACCAGCCGCCTGCTGTTTCCGTTGTGGGAGCTGAAAGCCGGCGAGCCGGAGTTCACACTGCTGCACGTGCGCGTCGCGGGGTGCGATGGGGCGGGGGCGGCCGTGCGACATGTATATCATCTGTTCGATCAGAACGACGCGGCGACGGGGCACTCGTCGATGGCCCGAACGACGGGCTATCCGTGCGCGCTGGTCGCTCGAATGATCTTCGAAGGGCGAATCAAGGAGCCGGGGGTTCATCCGCCCGAAGTGCTCGGTCGCGATGAGGGCCTGGTGCGCGACCTGTTGCGGCGGCTTGAGACGCGCGGCGTGCGCGTGGAGTCGCGCGTCGAAGCGGTGGCGTAG